ttgctatattgcacttgtgatttcatgaaaattaaatatgttTAGTAATTTTATTTGAATATGGTGCACTGCAATTCAGCGGGATTACTCATGTTTATATTTTATTCTATTTTACTGCATTTTAGTCTATGCCGCACCGACATTactcgtccaaatatttatatattcttaattccattcctttactttagatatgtgtgcattgttgtgaaattgttagatattactgcatgtgttggcctagaaacacaaccatttctctacacccgcaataacatctgctgaaaatgtgattttattttatttgacttcTTATCTAAATGATGGCAAACAGTGCCTCAGTAATCGTATACAAAGTTCAGGATAATACATGCAGTCATCCATATTATTGAAATAATAGCTTAAAAATATGTTATGCATATTTCTATGATCTCACGAGGTACCAATTATTGGACATATGTACATCAGACACAAACACAAGGTGACAGTTTGAATAGTTCTTGAATTTTGTTTATTTAATGTTGCACTGTTGTAGCCTGACAATAGAAAACAAACTATTGCATACTTCTCTGGATGCTATGCTGCCATGGACTACTCATCGAAgatcttcttctttttttccaGAACTTTTCAAAAACTGTCATGTTTACCTGCTTAGGATGACACTGCGATGACAAATATGTGGACAAAGACCTTTAATTGTAATTATGTCACAGCCTCAGTTTCCACTTTTATGATGGAAAGGCACCGTGTAAACTCTATGGTTGAAATGGCACACTAATAGGAGTGCTAGATGGGCTTTCTGAGACAAGGTGTCAGCTGAGCACTTTTTCGGCACCAATATTTGTTTTGACACAATGTTCAAAGATTTGCAACCCCCTTTATACTTTGACATTCaggcatgtacagtggggcaaaaaagtatttagtcagccaccaattgtgcatgttctcccacttaaaaagatgagagaggcctgtaattttcatcataggtacacttcaactatgacagacaaaatgagaaaaaaatccagaaaatcacattgtaggatttttaatttatttatttgcaaattatggtggaaaataagtatttggtcacctacaaacaagcaagatttctggctctcacagacctgtaacttcttctttaagaggctcctctgtcctccactcgttacctgtattaatggcaactgtttgaacttgttaaatgacagtgaaataatacaaatatacagaataaaTGCAAAgtcttatgtttggggcaaatccaacacatcactgagtaactgccgccttattttcaagcatgatggtggctggtggtggctgcatcatgttatgggtatgcttttccAGGTAAAAAGAAACAGGATggcgctaagcacaggcaaaatcctacaacaggacacctacagcacccgatgtcacaggaagaccaaaaagatcatcaaggacaacaaccacagtagccactgcctgttcacctgctatcatccagaaggcgcggtcagtacaggtgcatcctagctgggaccgagagactgaaaaacagcttctatcccaaggccatcagactgttaaatagccatcactagcacagcggggctgctgcctatatacacagacttgaaatcataggccactttaataaatggaacactagtcactttgatgtcactttaataatgtttgcatatcttgcattactcatctaatatgtatatacagtattctatactaTTGTACTGTAGCTTAGTCTATGACGCTCTGACATTGCTAgtccatatatttatttattcttaattccattcctttacttagatttgtgtgttgggtatatgttgtgaaatacttagatattacttgttagaagcacaagcatttcgctacatccgTAATAACCTCtgataaacatgtgtatgtgaccaataaagtttgatatgatttgaattcacctttcagcaggacagtaacctacaacacaaagtcaaatctacactggagttgcttatcaatAAGACAGTGGAGGTTCCTGAATGGTTACAGTTGTGACAAAAATCTGCTTGCTTTAAAATTGCTGTGTCGGCATGGGCAccaacatcttgacagagcttgaagcatCTCAAACCATTTTTTGGGAGATTACCCCACGaagatgtacatgctaaaatcgccactttCTAAAAGGAGAACGCTATTGTCTTGCATTTAAGCACAGCGTTCCACCACCTGACAGCTCTGCATGTAACCTTACACTGATGTGTTCGTCCTGTTAAGATGTGAGTCAGGTTTGATGACTCAGTGTCTTTGTGGTGTCGTTGGATCCCCTTGTTTTTAGCCCACAAAGCCATAATGTTGTAGGCTATACTTCATCTGTTCAGAATTGAATGTTTGATACCAGTTGGGGAGAGAAGTGGATTTACAATAGTATCTTTAAATATAGCTGCCGACTGTGAACCATTTCTTTATGACATTGTTTTGCGTTTtagcagtggcgattttagcatgtaaatcttcgTGGGGCAATCAAAAAAAAATggttttagatgcatgccagcaaagccacaacacaacactaaacaatatattaattgcactataacggtggcAAGCGGCAGTCCAAACGgaagtcccaacaccttaccactgttacacctggctatcagcggagctttGTCTAGCAgtgaaatagtaaaaaaaaatagctgtacattttttatttaacctttatttaaccaggtaagctagttctcatttacaactgcgacctggccaagataaagcaaagcagtgcgacagaaacaacaacacaggaacatggaataaacaagcgtacagtcaataacacaatagaaaaaaaagaaagtctatatacagtaggtgcaaatggcatgaggtggTATGGCAAcaaataggccacagtagcaaagtaattacaatttagcaaatattttctttttttgctgagtttattccAAATCAGTcaatgttgaatttgcgatttccaacttgttgtgtaatgtttatgtccaatggccgatgagcaccgatacattttataTATAATGTATCTTGATAATTTGTCTTCATATGAtgaggattgaaaaggatttgccagtagattgtcgacttgattcatgatgatgcttgctagctaagattttggaAGTATAATgttgtccaatcaaagctactgtagatataacgtgatttgaacACTGAGCTAATCACGGTGCAATTAGAGAACATTACTAACCCCTatgctccgtattttctgctggctgccccaccactaCAGAAAGCACGGCCTTATTCAAGAAAGCAAATAAGCATGTTTGTATGTGGGTTTTTTAACAAAAATGTTTTTCTTCATtgcttgcaaactgatatgtgacacatattaatgccaaaataacatgcaaaaaatgtaaaatatgtatttatttttagctaaacaggtggggctcaaaacagtgGCGACCCTGAACTACGGGTTGCCCCTGCGTATTAGGCATCTCACGATTACTGCATTTCATGCTTTGCATGTACTGTTAACACTGGTTATTCCCCCATAAGTATCAGTCTGATATGGCAAATTGTCTTTCCTACATTGTATGCCACAGGCCTACATGTACATTGAGGTCTAAAAGATAAGCATTGTCCTCTCACAAAATGATTATACTACAACTGACAACTGTAGCAAATTAATCCTGACAAAATGTTTTACTAAATCATTCTCGAGAGCCCAATATCATGAACATTGCAACATCATTCTTGATAGCCGCAAGCCACTGGCAGCATCGGGGTAAATCTCTGGAATGTAGAATGCTGAAACATAAGTCATATTGCGCTTGTTTGTAATTAGCATAGCCAGACAGAGAACATAACATGGGCATGTGACAAAATTAGAGAAAAAATTTCCCCAAAAATTGCCTAGAGAAGTAATGAGATTATTGTGTTGTAAAAGTAAACAATGCCATCATCCAAGTTTGTGGGCACGTCCCATCTAGGAGTGGTATCTGCATTCGTTACAAATGCCGGACTTTGTGGTTCACTATGAGCAGCCAAATACCCAGGAAGTCGAAACGTCTTGAATCTTGCAATGAAATGATAATGTGTTCATTCTAGGTTGTGGTTACGATCATTTTTATGTTTATGATAACGTAATAATGTTAATATAGTAATGACTATATGCCGTGGCTGAGCCAGAGTGAAGTTTCCCTTTAAATAGTATTTATTAGTTTTACTAGCTCTGTGTATCCTCAAATTTAAAAAAGTGAGGGAGTGACACTCCCCCGCGCTCTGCGCAAACAGCATCTAATGGCTACGTTTCTGTTCTTGTTCCAGGGAAGCACTACCGCAAGTCCTGCGCATCGTCTGGGGCCTGCCTCATCGCCTCCTCTGGCTACCAGCAGTTCTGCACAGGGAAGCTCTACTCAGTGTGCATCAGCTGCTGCAACACTCCCCTCTGTAATGGACCCCGTCAGAAGAAACAGAGTTCCAGAAACAGAGTTCCCTCTGCCGCCTCGTCCCTAAGCCCACTACACAGCCTCTCCATCCTTTTTCTTCCCTTCCTCCTGCGCCCACCCTCCATATTCAGCTGAGAGCCTATGATTGGCTGGTTTGGTCTCATCAAGACTGTGGTTAAAATTTTAGGCTTGATACGGTGTCCATACCGTCAATGGATGTATGACGCTGTCCTAACATAGACACAGTATTTAGATGATGTCTTAATAAGGACAGCAACTAAAGGTCGAAGGGCATTGATTGAAGAAAGGTTCTGAAGGAACCTCCCAAATATGTTTATAGTGTCAGTCATATGCACCACAGGAAAGGACTTTGGCGAGTGGAAGTGAGGTGGCCATGGAGCAATATCACTTCTAATGGGTcacattttaccccctttttcctcctaacataacaatggtcattatggccaaactatTTTTGTttgatcagaccagaggacatttctccaaaaagtacaatctttgtccccatgtgcagttgcaaactgtagtctggcttttttatggcagttttgaagcagtggcttcttccttgctgtccggcctttcaggttatatcaatacaggactcgttttactgtggatatagatacttttgtacctgtttcctccagcatcttcacaaggtcttttgctgttgttctgggattgattttcacttttcgcaccaaagtacgttcatctctaggagacagaacacgtctccttcctgagaggcatgacggctgcatggacccatggtgtttatacttgcgtactattgtttgtacagattaacgtggtaccttcaggcatttggaaattgctcccaaggatgaaccagacttgtggaggtctacaaacaaAATTCTGAGgtgttggctgatttcttttgattttcccatgatgtcaagcaaagaggcactgagtttgaaggtaggccttgaaatacatccacaggtacacctcctattgactcaaatggtgtcaattagCTTCAAATggtgtcagaagcttctaaagccatgacatcattttctggaatgttccaagctgtttaaaggcacagtcaacttactgtatgtaaacttctgacccactggaattttgattaagtgaaataatctgtttaaaaaattgttggaaaaatgacttgtgtcatgcagaaagtagatgtcctaaccgacttgccaaaactatagtttgttaacaagaaatttgaggagtggttgaaaaactagttttaatgactccaagctaagtgtatgtaaacttccgacttcaactgtatatttgtaGATGAGCTGGAAGAGGGCCCTATTCAATCGGTATCGCTGAAAGCGCTAAATTTTGCGTGCTACTGTACACATGTTCATTTCTGATTGAGTCTCTGCGACAGCGGGAACGTTGTCTCTAATTGTGAATCATGCTTTAAAGCTGAACTGGACGACAGACACAAAATGAACAAAAACACAAATAAACCAACAAAGAGTAACTGACCATTTTTTGTATTACGACATCCATTTTAGGAAGTCGTCAACTCTGTCAGTGGTCAGTTATGGATGCCATGCAAATCAATGGAAAATAATACTTTGGACACAATGTACAATGCAGTCACCAGGTCATGATGAACAGTGTTGAGAACATTTTGTGAATGTGATAATATGAGTTACAGTATGGAGAAGTGTTTATCTCTTGTCAAGGAAACACATCACTGTAATCAACACTTCCAATACGAACCTTTTCCAATGCTCCAACTTTTAAAATGTACAGTATGAGATGAAATTGGTAAAAATGATCCTGACTGTGCTTTGACTGCATGTAATATGTTAGACTCCTCACGTCTTTAGTCTGTAGAggcaccacacttatcagcttgTGACAGATTGGTGCAGTCTTTGTTGGAGGATATGCTGTATTCctctctgattgattgattgaatactGTAATAGAGAAGACAGCTTAGTGGTTCTCCTTGGGTTCAATTTTCATGGTCACCTAGAAGTCATTCTTGACTGTGTTTGACTCACCCGATCAATTGTACTTCATAACCGAAGCCAAGAAGCATATTTTGTCacgtttatcaaatcaaattgtatttgtcagatGAGCCAAATAcaacatgaaatgcttacttacaagcccttaaccaataatgcaattttttagaaaataaaagttaagaaaatatttactgaataaactaaagtttaaaaaagtTACAATAAaagaacaataacgaggc
Above is a genomic segment from Oncorhynchus nerka isolate Pitt River linkage group LG1, Oner_Uvic_2.0, whole genome shotgun sequence containing:
- the LOC135559654 gene encoding ly6/PLAUR domain-containing protein 1-like; protein product: MRLLTYASLFWFMLKSGLALQIQCYHCEEVTQNDCSTPEFIVNCTVNVQDMCQKEVLVTEDGKHYRKSCASSGACLIASSGYQQFCTGKLYSVCISCCNTPLCNGPRQKKQSSRNRVPSAASSLSPLHSLSILFLPFLLRPPSIFS